From Candidatus Pedobacter colombiensis, one genomic window encodes:
- a CDS encoding outer membrane lipoprotein carrier protein LolA, translating into MKKIVLLLIAAVGYIHEVSAQTDAKAKIILNEVSKKYRSYDVVKADFTLIINNQQANAKDTQEGTLYVKANANKYKVNMTTQDMISDGKTLWTYLKEEKEVQVTNVNHSDDALNPAKIFTIYEKGFKYLYTGDNKIGTKVYQMIDLTPTDINKSYFKIRLSIDKAAKQIASALILEKNGNRYTYNVKTFVANVKVPESTFTFDAKKYPGVEVVDLR; encoded by the coding sequence ATGAAAAAAATTGTGTTGTTGTTGATTGCAGCAGTGGGATATATACATGAAGTAAGCGCGCAGACGGATGCCAAAGCTAAAATTATATTGAACGAAGTAAGTAAAAAATATCGTTCTTATGATGTGGTAAAGGCTGATTTTACATTGATAATCAACAATCAGCAAGCTAATGCTAAGGATACTCAGGAAGGTACTTTATATGTAAAAGCCAATGCGAATAAATACAAGGTTAATATGACCACGCAGGATATGATTAGCGATGGCAAAACTCTTTGGACCTATTTGAAAGAAGAAAAAGAAGTTCAGGTAACGAATGTAAACCATAGTGATGATGCGCTGAATCCGGCAAAAATATTTACCATTTATGAAAAGGGCTTTAAGTATTTATATACCGGAGATAATAAGATAGGTACCAAGGTTTACCAGATGATCGACCTGACTCCGACTGACATCAACAAATCGTACTTTAAAATACGTTTAAGCATAGATAAGGCTGCTAAGCAAATTGCCAGCGCACTTATTCTGGAGAAAAATGGAAACAGGTATACTTATAACGTGAAAACTTTCGTAGCCAATGTAAAAGTGCCTGAATCGACTTTTACTTTTGACGCGAAGAAATATCCTGGTGTAGAGGTTGTAGACCTAAGGTAA
- a CDS encoding ankyrin repeat domain-containing protein: MTDLETLIETGSRQDIFDLLTETPTLATKDTSHGMSPILLACYYKKPEIAALIANFANQINLFEACALGKLEETAFITERNPNTVNAFSKDGFTPLGLAAYFGNEEITKLLISRGADANIPANNGYNVFPIHSAVASGNLNITKILINAGANVNVAQQAGFTPLHAAAQLGDIELIILLLEHSAEVDMRMEGGKLPSDLAKEKGFHEIAEILKV, encoded by the coding sequence ATGACGGATCTAGAGACATTAATCGAAACGGGAAGTAGACAGGATATTTTTGATCTTTTAACCGAAACCCCTACCCTTGCTACTAAAGACACCAGTCATGGTATGTCTCCCATTTTGCTGGCCTGCTATTACAAAAAACCTGAAATTGCTGCCTTAATAGCTAATTTCGCTAATCAAATCAACCTGTTTGAAGCCTGCGCTCTGGGCAAACTCGAAGAAACGGCATTCATAACAGAACGTAATCCCAATACGGTGAACGCCTTTTCTAAAGATGGCTTTACGCCATTAGGCCTGGCTGCCTATTTTGGCAATGAAGAGATAACCAAACTCCTGATATCTAGAGGTGCAGATGCAAATATACCTGCCAACAATGGTTATAATGTTTTTCCAATTCACTCTGCAGTAGCTTCGGGAAACCTCAACATCACTAAAATATTAATCAATGCCGGAGCAAATGTAAACGTAGCTCAACAGGCAGGTTTTACACCACTTCATGCCGCAGCACAATTAGGGGATATTGAATTGATCATATTGTTGTTAGAGCACTCCGCAGAAGTTGACATGAGAATGGAAGGTGGTAAATTACCCTCCGATCTTGCAAAGGAAAAGGGCTTCCATGAAATTGCAGAAATCCTTAAAGTTTAA
- a CDS encoding PspC domain-containing protein has protein sequence MFQRIITFIEKQSFGVCTYLAERLSISISKIRLFFIYSSFLAVGFPIVFYILAALVLDVRHYIKKIRTRIWDV, from the coding sequence ATGTTCCAGCGGATCATTACTTTTATTGAAAAGCAGAGTTTTGGGGTATGTACCTATCTTGCAGAGCGGTTAAGTATATCCATCAGTAAAATCAGATTGTTTTTTATCTATTCTTCTTTTTTGGCTGTCGGCTTTCCGATCGTGTTTTATATACTTGCCGCATTGGTATTGGATGTAAGGCATTATATTAAAAAGATCAGGACGCGGATCTGGGATGTTTAG
- a CDS encoding MBL fold metallo-hydrolase: MKVTFLGTGTSQGIPVITCNCAVCQSADHRDKRLRVSVLLETGDKTIVIDSGPDFRYQMLRAGVKDLDAILFTHEHKDHLAGLDDIRPFNYLLKKHIDIYATERVQHALKKEFSYIFSDIRYPGLPQIELHTITDETFYVGHTAIVPLNIMHYKLPILGFRIGDFTYITDAKTIAEDTLEKIKGTRILVVNALQREQHISHFTLDEAIEFSQKIGAETTYFTHISHNLGLHAVVEKDLPANIKLAYDGLTILSE; this comes from the coding sequence TTGAAGGTTACATTTTTAGGTACGGGCACATCGCAGGGTATTCCTGTTATTACCTGCAATTGTGCAGTTTGCCAATCAGCAGATCATAGGGATAAACGCTTAAGGGTTTCGGTATTGTTAGAAACCGGGGATAAGACCATTGTGATCGATAGTGGTCCTGATTTCAGGTATCAAATGCTCCGTGCGGGAGTGAAAGATCTTGATGCGATATTGTTTACTCATGAGCATAAAGATCATCTGGCTGGCCTTGATGACATTCGACCGTTCAATTACCTATTAAAAAAGCATATCGATATTTATGCAACGGAACGGGTACAACATGCGCTAAAAAAGGAATTCTCCTATATTTTTTCAGATATTCGTTATCCCGGATTACCACAGATAGAGCTACACACCATTACTGATGAAACTTTTTATGTTGGTCATACAGCCATTGTTCCACTCAATATTATGCATTATAAATTGCCTATTCTAGGATTTAGGATAGGGGACTTTACTTATATTACCGATGCAAAGACCATTGCTGAGGATACTTTAGAAAAAATAAAAGGAACTCGAATTCTTGTAGTGAATGCTTTGCAAAGAGAACAACATATTTCGCATTTTACTTTAGATGAGGCGATTGAGTTTTCGCAAAAGATAGGCGCAGAGACTACTTACTTTACGCATATCAGTCATAATTTAGGACTTCATGCAGTTGTGGAAAAAGATTTACCTGCAAATATAAAATTAGCCTATGATGGGTTGACGATATTATCTGAATAA
- a CDS encoding ATP-binding protein — MIERRIQEELVLLLRTFPAVALLGPRQVGKTTLTRELLKSSLQQVIYFDLENDDDIARMENPAFLFEQYKDACIVLDEIQRVPDLFRQLRPIIDQHRVAGRFILTGSASPALVKGVSESLAGRIAFAEMSPINLLEAIDSGISQEQHWFRGGFPNALTSANNQQFSLWAENFIRAYIERDLNLLFGVNLSEVLIRNFWYMLAANTGSIWTAENYARALGVSSTTIKRYLDFMEGAFMVRQLPAWYINVGKRVVKAPKVYIRDSGLLHQLNRIKSSAELPLNLIVGASWESYVVEQIYQLKPKHLEMYYYRTQHGAECDVILVDGLKPVVAIEIKYATVPSLSKGFYNVLDDLQVEKAFVITPGEKQYALDEKTTVSGLQFFLKNILSEL; from the coding sequence ATGATCGAACGTAGAATACAAGAAGAATTGGTTTTATTGCTTAGGACATTTCCAGCAGTCGCTCTACTAGGTCCAAGGCAAGTAGGGAAAACCACACTCACCCGTGAGCTATTAAAAAGCAGTCTACAACAAGTAATATACTTCGATCTTGAAAATGACGATGACATTGCGCGTATGGAGAATCCTGCGTTCTTGTTTGAACAATATAAAGATGCTTGTATAGTCCTTGATGAAATTCAACGCGTGCCGGATCTATTCCGACAATTAAGACCTATCATAGATCAACACAGAGTAGCAGGAAGATTTATACTTACTGGTTCTGCATCACCAGCATTAGTGAAAGGGGTTTCTGAATCTTTAGCAGGGCGTATTGCTTTTGCTGAAATGTCTCCAATAAATTTATTGGAGGCAATTGATAGTGGTATTTCTCAAGAGCAGCATTGGTTTAGGGGAGGATTTCCGAACGCATTAACAAGTGCTAACAATCAGCAGTTTTCACTATGGGCAGAAAACTTTATCAGGGCATATATAGAACGTGATCTTAACCTTCTTTTTGGAGTTAACCTTTCTGAGGTACTTATTCGTAATTTTTGGTATATGCTAGCTGCAAATACAGGGAGTATTTGGACTGCAGAAAATTATGCCCGGGCATTGGGAGTGAGCAGCACAACAATAAAGAGATATCTGGATTTCATGGAAGGTGCTTTCATGGTTAGACAATTACCTGCATGGTACATTAATGTTGGAAAACGTGTGGTAAAAGCACCAAAAGTTTATATTCGGGACAGTGGCTTACTACATCAGTTAAACCGCATCAAAAGTAGTGCAGAGCTTCCGTTAAACCTGATTGTCGGTGCTTCCTGGGAAAGCTATGTTGTCGAGCAGATCTATCAGTTGAAACCCAAACATCTGGAGATGTATTATTACCGTACGCAACATGGGGCCGAATGTGATGTGATATTGGTAGACGGACTTAAACCAGTAGTTGCCATTGAAATTAAATATGCAACAGTTCCTTCTCTTTCTAAGGGTTTTTATAATGTATTGGATGATTTGCAGGTGGAAAAGGCATTTGTAATTACGCCTGGCGAAAAGCAGTATGCTTTGGATGAAAAAACGACAGTTAGCGGACTGCAATTTTTCTTGAAAAATATTTTAAGTGAACTGTGA
- a CDS encoding DUF2851 family protein translates to MDFSEHFLHFIWQFRLLNSAKLYCEDGEELQVLHPGILNKHAGPDFSGAKLVIDGLNWVGDVEIHLKSSDWLAHGHQHNPAYNSVVLHVVYQYDSPIYRTNGSLVPVLVLKNLFSDHLFANYSELIATVNPFPCQKHIADVDRIVVDAFLSRVMIERFEQKSEEVFKKLSQNRGDWEQTFYYFLARNFGFKVNAVPFELLADALPHHLFSKYKDNALQIAALIFGQAGFLEQPFIEVYPRQLQKEYAFLRKKHSLTHIESALWKFLRMRPQNFPTIRLAQFAALILKSNHLFSKILKAGSVAEMQVLFSELPVNEYWRTHYHFNKNTGKVIVQPGLQFVHNIIINTVCLFLFSYGKYTDQPELVDRAIDFLERIPSESNAIVNQYVSAGVIADRAFTSQALLQLNKFYCSQKKCLNCAIGIKILKK, encoded by the coding sequence ATGGATTTTTCTGAGCATTTTTTACACTTTATATGGCAGTTTAGGCTGCTTAATTCGGCTAAACTTTACTGTGAAGACGGAGAGGAATTACAGGTATTACATCCTGGTATTTTAAATAAACACGCTGGACCCGATTTTAGCGGAGCTAAACTGGTTATTGATGGGTTGAATTGGGTCGGTGATGTAGAGATTCACCTCAAATCTTCCGATTGGCTTGCCCATGGTCACCAACACAATCCTGCTTACAATTCCGTTGTCCTTCATGTGGTTTATCAATATGATAGTCCAATTTATCGGACAAACGGCAGTTTGGTACCTGTGCTTGTGCTTAAAAATCTTTTTTCTGACCATCTATTTGCTAATTATAGTGAACTCATCGCTACGGTAAATCCTTTCCCTTGCCAAAAACATATTGCAGATGTGGATCGGATTGTAGTAGATGCTTTTTTATCCAGAGTAATGATAGAGCGATTTGAACAAAAATCGGAAGAGGTATTTAAGAAGCTCAGTCAAAACAGAGGAGACTGGGAACAGACGTTTTACTATTTTCTGGCCAGAAACTTTGGTTTTAAAGTAAATGCAGTCCCATTTGAATTACTTGCCGATGCTTTACCACATCATCTTTTTTCTAAATATAAAGACAATGCTCTGCAAATAGCAGCGCTTATATTTGGACAGGCAGGATTTTTGGAACAACCATTTATTGAAGTCTATCCAAGACAACTACAAAAGGAATATGCCTTTTTGAGGAAGAAGCATAGTTTAACCCATATTGAGTCTGCTTTATGGAAGTTTTTGAGAATGCGGCCACAGAATTTCCCTACGATTAGATTGGCGCAGTTTGCTGCATTAATTCTAAAATCCAATCATCTATTTTCAAAAATATTAAAAGCAGGTTCTGTGGCCGAAATGCAGGTGCTTTTTAGTGAGTTGCCTGTAAATGAATATTGGCGAACTCATTACCATTTCAATAAAAATACCGGGAAGGTCATTGTTCAGCCGGGGCTACAGTTCGTTCATAACATCATTATCAATACCGTTTGCCTGTTTTTATTCTCTTATGGGAAGTATACGGATCAACCTGAACTGGTAGACAGAGCGATTGATTTTCTGGAGCGCATTCCTTCGGAAAGCAATGCTATTGTAAATCAATATGTAAGCGCAGGGGTTATAGCAGACCGCGCTTTTACATCCCAGGCTTTACTTCAGTTAAATAAATTCTATTGTAGTCAGAAAAAATGCCTAAATTGTGCTATAGGAATTAAAATCTTAAAAAAATAA
- a CDS encoding DUF5694 domain-containing protein gives MKKRIILFFSFLVLHLSAFAQTKKINVYLLGTFHFNQVDTLTYDVNDEKHQESIKQLATKVVNLKPDKVFVERMPEWEYKNKMDSSYQEYRKGNLRKLRNEIWQVGARIAVALNHPHIFQCDHPGMYGVYYQKLVNYAKAHNEQDKLAKKNGLGMTIPLTTLMKSDSVRKSVDLLEYLRWLNSARVQQTSHAHYINVYPQIGNTNVFSNESDYFLGADLTIDWYRRNILIYSKILAQLDYKENAIFLIIGNDHISIIKQLFKDNPYFNVVETEKWLGRTKVKEKG, from the coding sequence ATGAAAAAACGAATCATCCTATTTTTCTCTTTCCTGGTGCTTCATCTTTCGGCCTTTGCCCAAACGAAAAAAATCAATGTTTACCTGTTGGGTACTTTTCACTTCAATCAAGTTGACACTTTAACTTACGATGTTAATGATGAAAAGCATCAGGAAAGCATTAAACAACTTGCAACTAAGGTAGTGAACTTAAAGCCTGATAAGGTTTTTGTGGAGAGGATGCCCGAATGGGAGTATAAAAATAAGATGGATAGCTCGTACCAGGAATATAGAAAGGGAAATTTAAGAAAGCTAAGAAATGAAATTTGGCAAGTTGGTGCTCGCATTGCAGTTGCGCTCAACCACCCGCATATCTTTCAATGTGATCATCCCGGAATGTACGGTGTTTATTATCAGAAGTTAGTTAACTATGCAAAGGCTCACAATGAGCAGGATAAGCTGGCAAAGAAAAATGGGTTGGGAATGACCATACCTTTAACAACGCTAATGAAAAGTGATTCTGTTCGTAAATCGGTCGACTTATTGGAATACCTACGCTGGCTTAATTCAGCCAGAGTGCAACAGACCTCTCATGCGCATTACATTAATGTTTATCCGCAAATTGGCAATACCAATGTCTTTAGTAATGAATCTGATTATTTTTTAGGGGCCGATTTAACCATCGATTGGTACCGCAGAAACATCTTAATTTATTCAAAAATCCTTGCCCAGTTAGACTATAAAGAAAATGCCATATTCCTAATCATTGGCAATGATCATATTTCTATCATTAAACAACTCTTTAAAGACAATCCTTATTTCAATGTGGTAGAGACGGAGAAATGGCTTGGTCGGACCAAAGTAAAAGAAAAGGGATAG
- a CDS encoding DNA translocase FtsK 4TM domain-containing protein: protein MSVRGNQFKSNSFKNEPAEKQSSRSSTTRPFKERVEILPRFNFQDGRLFKIIGLVFLILSLYFLIAFTSYLFTWQEDYSYVIDANGGWSNLFKTTEELQQVNIAPVVQNWLGKVGALLSHQFIYKWFGLASFLFVFVFFVIGYRLLFKVKIFSIEKTLGYSLFFLLFLSLTFGFGHAFVSNTPHYVEGEFGYWTNKLLVAQIGIAGVGGLIAFLALTILIIAYNIDFKIPERKKKEAVVIPDAPEDFELESEVRSEPVEFNLNDKLGNQRKREQNIVITPSRFEEKEEEEEIVPVFTPAVNVMAAPIELSPTVETTPIPESPKAEPELTIEKTEEEKKSDELVAQFGNYDPTLDLSSYKYPHLDLLENYGSNKISVNAEELEANKNKIVETLNHYNIEIDKIKATIGPTVTLYEIIPAPGVRISKIKNLEDDIALSLAALGIRIIAPMPGKGTIGIEVPNMHPEMVSMRSILATEKFQQTTMDLPIAMGKTISNEVYIGDLSKMPHLLVAGATGQGKSVGINSILVSLLYKKHPSQLKLVLVDPKKVELTLFNKIERHFLAKLPGEADAIITDTKKVINTLNSLCIEMDQRYDLLKDAQVRNLKEYNEKFVKRKLNPNNSHRFLPYIVLIVDEFADLMMTAGKEVEQPIARLAQLARAVGIHLVLATQRPSVNIITGTIKANFPARLAFRVLSKIDSRTILDSGGADQLIGRGDMLLSTGNDLIRLQCAFVDTPEVDRISEFIGNQRGYPEAYQLPEYIDEAAENAKMDFDISDRDSMFEDAARLIVMHQQGSTSLIQRKLKLGYNRAGRIIDQLEAAGVVGPFEGSKAREVLIPDDYALEQFLDNLDKD from the coding sequence ATGTCGGTAAGGGGAAACCAGTTTAAGTCAAATTCATTTAAAAATGAGCCTGCGGAGAAGCAAAGCTCGAGATCATCCACTACCAGACCATTTAAAGAAAGAGTAGAGATTTTACCTCGTTTTAATTTTCAGGACGGTAGATTGTTTAAGATCATCGGACTGGTATTCTTAATTTTGTCACTCTATTTTCTCATTGCCTTTACGTCTTATTTGTTTACCTGGCAAGAAGATTATAGTTATGTAATAGACGCAAATGGAGGTTGGAGTAATCTTTTTAAAACAACTGAAGAGCTTCAGCAGGTAAATATAGCGCCAGTTGTACAAAATTGGTTGGGTAAAGTGGGTGCATTGTTATCGCATCAGTTTATTTACAAATGGTTCGGATTGGCGTCTTTTCTATTTGTATTTGTATTTTTTGTTATCGGTTATCGTCTGCTGTTTAAGGTTAAAATCTTCTCTATTGAAAAAACATTGGGATACAGCTTATTCTTTTTACTGTTCCTATCTTTAACATTTGGTTTTGGCCATGCTTTTGTTTCCAATACACCTCATTATGTGGAGGGCGAATTTGGTTACTGGACTAATAAATTGTTGGTCGCGCAAATTGGGATTGCCGGAGTAGGTGGGCTTATTGCTTTTTTAGCTTTAACTATATTGATCATTGCTTATAACATTGATTTTAAAATTCCGGAACGTAAAAAGAAGGAAGCTGTTGTTATACCTGATGCGCCGGAAGATTTTGAGCTGGAAAGTGAGGTACGTTCGGAACCTGTTGAGTTTAATTTGAATGACAAGTTGGGGAATCAGCGTAAACGCGAACAAAATATTGTAATTACTCCGTCCAGATTTGAAGAAAAGGAGGAAGAAGAAGAGATTGTTCCGGTATTTACTCCTGCGGTAAACGTGATGGCAGCACCGATAGAACTTAGTCCAACAGTAGAAACTACGCCTATACCAGAAAGCCCTAAAGCTGAGCCAGAGCTAACCATAGAGAAAACGGAAGAAGAGAAAAAATCGGATGAATTGGTAGCGCAGTTTGGTAACTATGATCCAACGCTGGATTTATCAAGCTATAAATATCCGCATCTTGATCTTTTAGAAAATTATGGTTCTAATAAAATCTCTGTAAATGCTGAGGAGCTTGAAGCCAATAAGAATAAAATTGTAGAGACGCTGAATCATTATAATATAGAGATTGATAAGATTAAAGCAACCATCGGACCAACCGTAACGCTTTATGAGATTATACCGGCTCCAGGTGTGCGGATCTCTAAAATCAAAAATCTTGAAGATGATATTGCCTTAAGTTTGGCTGCTTTGGGTATCCGTATCATTGCTCCGATGCCGGGTAAGGGGACTATTGGTATTGAGGTACCTAATATGCATCCTGAAATGGTTTCTATGCGCAGTATTCTGGCAACGGAAAAGTTTCAGCAAACAACTATGGATCTTCCTATTGCTATGGGTAAAACCATTTCAAACGAGGTCTATATTGGCGATTTATCGAAAATGCCCCATTTATTGGTAGCGGGAGCAACCGGGCAGGGTAAATCTGTTGGTATCAACTCTATTTTAGTCTCTTTGCTGTATAAAAAGCATCCTTCGCAACTTAAACTTGTATTGGTTGATCCTAAAAAGGTAGAGTTGACTTTATTTAATAAAATAGAGCGTCATTTTTTGGCCAAGTTGCCTGGTGAGGCGGATGCTATTATTACGGATACTAAAAAAGTAATCAATACCCTAAATTCACTATGTATAGAAATGGATCAGCGTTATGATCTGTTGAAAGATGCGCAGGTAAGGAATTTAAAGGAATACAACGAAAAATTCGTTAAACGTAAACTGAACCCTAACAACTCGCATAGGTTCTTACCTTACATCGTTTTGATTGTAGATGAGTTCGCAGATTTGATGATGACGGCGGGTAAAGAGGTGGAGCAGCCAATAGCCCGTTTAGCACAGTTGGCCCGTGCGGTAGGTATTCATTTGGTTTTAGCTACGCAACGTCCTTCAGTGAATATCATTACGGGTACGATTAAGGCGAACTTTCCGGCCAGATTGGCGTTTAGGGTATTGTCTAAAATCGACTCCAGAACAATTCTGGACAGTGGTGGTGCTGATCAGCTGATTGGTCGTGGGGATATGCTTTTATCTACTGGTAATGATCTGATCAGGTTGCAGTGTGCGTTTGTGGATACTCCAGAAGTGGATCGTATCTCTGAGTTTATTGGAAATCAGAGAGGATATCCTGAGGCTTATCAGTTGCCTGAATATATTGATGAAGCCGCTGAAAATGCTAAAATGGATTTTGATATATCTGATAGAGATTCTATGTTTGAGGATGCAGCGCGGTTAATTGTGATGCACCAGCAAGGTTCTACTTCATTAATCCAAAGAAAATTAAAACTGGGTTACAATAGGGCGGGCAGGATCATTGATCAATTGGAAGCTGCGGGAGTGGTAGGCCCATTTGAAGGTAGTAAGGCACGCGAGGTGTTGATACCTGATGATTATGCATTGGAACAGTTTTTGGATAACCTGGATAAAGATTAA